CTCTACGGCGGCGTCCCCGACCTCGACGCCCGGCTGCTGCGCTGGGACGCCGACGGCAGCGCCCCCGACGACCTGTGGCTGACGGACGTACGGCCCTGCCCGGGGGACGCTCCGGCCCTCGCGGACGCCGTCCTGCACGGCCACCTCGTCCCGCTGGCGGCGGCCCTGCGCGCCCACCACCGCCTCGCCCCGGGCCTGCTGAGGGGCAATGCCGCCTCCGCGCTGGCCGGCGCCGCGCGGGAACTGGACCGCTGGGCCCGGCGGCACGGCCGTCCGGACGTCGCCGCCCGGGCCCGCTCCCTGACCGCGGAACTCCTCGCCCACCCCCTGCTCACCGGCGCCGGAACCCTCGACGGCACCGCCTTCCGGCGTCGCAGCTGCTGCCTGTACTACCGGGTCCCCGGCGGGGGCGTCTGCGGCGACTGTTGCTTCACACGGCCGCCCCGCTCTTCCCCACGCGCCCCTTCTGGGTGACCATGAAAGGGAACGGCCGCTGAGAGCAGGGGGTTGCGGGTGCGAGTGGGACTGCTGACCCGGGAGTACCCGCCGGATGTCTACGGCGGTGCAGGTGTCCATGTCGAGTTCCTCGCCCGCGAGCTCAGACCGCTCGTCGACCTGGACGTGCACTGCTGGGGCGAGGGCCGTACCGACGGCGTGCGGCGCCACCGCCCCTGGTCCGCGCTCGACGGCGCCAACGACGCGCTGCGCACCTTCTCCGTCGACCTCGCCATGGCCGCCGCCCTGGAGGGCCGCGAGCTGGTCCACTCGCACACCTGGTACGCCAACCTCGGCGGCCACCTCGCCAAGATGCTGTACGGCATCCCGCACGTCATGACCGCGCACTCCCTGGAGCCGCTGCGCCCCTGGAAGGCCGAGCAGCTCGGCGGGGGCTACGAACTGTCCGGCTGGGCCGAACGCACCGCGATCGAGGGCGCCGACGCGGTGGTCGCCGTCTCCGCGGCCATGCGCGAGGACATCCTCGGCTGCTACCCGGGGCTGGATCCCGAGCGGGTCCACGTCGTGCACAACGGCATCGACACCACCCTCTACCGGCCCGACGACGGCACGGACGCCCTGGAGCGGATCGGACTCGACCGCTCCCGTCCCTACGTGCTGTTCGTCGGGCGTATCACCCGGCAGAAGGGCGTGCCCCACCTGCTGCGCGCGGTGCGGGACATCGACCCGGCCGCGCAGGTCGTGCTGTGCGCCGGGGCCCCGGACACGCCGGAGATCGACCAGGAGTTCCGTGAGCTGTTCGGGGAGCTGAGCGCGGTCCGCGACGGCGTGTTCTGGATACCGAAGATGCTGCCGCGGCCGGAGGTGATCCAGCTGCTGACGCATGCCGCCCTGTTCGTCTGCCCCTCGGTGTACGAGCCGCTCGGCATCGTGAACCTGGAGGCGATGGCCTGCGGCACCCCGGTGGTGGCCTCGGCGGTCGGCGGCATCCCCGAGGTCGTGGACGACGGCGCCACCGGGCTGCTGGTTCCGCCCGGCGACGCGTTCGAGGCGGATCTCGCCCGGGCCATGGACACGGTTCTGGCTGATCCGGAGGCCGCCCGGCGGATGGGCGAGGCCGGGCGGGAGCGGGCGGTCGGCGAGTTCGGCTGGAACGCGGTGGCCCGCCGCACGGCGCGGCTCTACGAGGAGATCGTCAAACAGGCTTAGTGCGTCCTGCCCAGGGGCAGGCATCGGGAAATCGGCGTGAGGGGAGCGGCCATGCGTGGTGGTGGTCCTTCGGTCCTGGGGATCGTGCTGGCGGGCGGCGAGGGCAAGCGGCTGATGCCCCTGACCGCCGACCGTGCCAAACCGGCGGTGACCTTCGGCGGTACGTACCGCCTGGTCGACTTCGTCCTGTCCAACCTCGTCAACGGCGGAGTCCTGCGCATCTGCGTCCTGACGCAGTACAAGTCGCACTCGCTGGACCGGCACATCACGACCACCTGGCGGATGTCCAACCTGCTGGGCAACTATGTGACGCCCGTGCCCGCCCAGCAGCGACTCGGCCCGCGCTGGTATCTGGGCAGCGCCGACGCGATCCTGCAGTCGCTCAACCTGATCTACGACGAGCGCCCCGAGTACGTCGTCGTGTTCGGCGCCGACCACGTCTACCGCATGGACCCGCGCCAGATGCTCGACCAGCACATCGAGAGCGGCGCGGGCGTGACGGTCGCCGGGATCCGGGTGCCGCGCACCGAGTCCTCGTCCTTCGGCGTGATCACCCCGGGCTCGGACGGCCAGACGGTGGAGCGCTTCCTGGAGAAACCGTCCGCCCCGCCCGGGCTGGCGGACGACCCCAACCGCGTCTTCGCCTCCATGGGCAACTACATCTTCACCACCAAGGCCCTCATCGAGGCGCTCCGGCGGGACGCCGAGGAGGAGTCCTCCGTGCACGACATGGGCGGCTCGATCCTGCCCCAGCTCACCGACCGGGGCGATGCCGCGCTGTACGACTTCAGCACCAACCACGTGCCCGGCGAGACCTCCCGCGACCAGGGCTACTGGCGGGACGTCGGCACGCTGGACGCCTACTACGAGGCCCATATGGACCTGATCGCCGAGCGGCCCGCCTTCAACCTGTACAACCGCAGCTGGCCCATCTACACGCACTCGTACCAGCTCTCGCCGGCGCGCTTCAACGCCGGCGGCATCGCCAGCGAGTCGATCATCAGCGCCGGCTGCCTGGTGCGCGGACAGGTCACGCGGTCCGTGCTGTCGCCGGGTGTGGTGGTCGACCCGGGGGCGGTGGTGCAGGGTTCGGTGCTGCACGACAACGTGCACATCGGCCGGGGCGCGGTGGTGCGCGGCGCCGTTCTCGACAAGAACGTCGAGGTGCCGCCGGGCGCGACCATCGGCGTCAACCCGGAGCGGGACGCGGAGCTGTACACGGTGTCCAAGGCCGGGGTCATCGCCCTCGGGAAGGGGCAGTTGGTCACCTGACGCGGGACCGGCCCCGGGACTTTGTCCTGGCTCTGGACGAAGAGCGGAATCCATGGTGCCATGCAACCTCCTGTACATGACAACGTTGGCATGGAGGTTCCGTGCGTCCCCGACGCCCCAGAAACCGCCTCGCGTTACTGCTCTCCGCGCTCCTCGCCGTCACCGCCCTGGCCGCGGCACCCGCCCCGGCGGACGACCCCGCCGAGATCCACGGCCTCAAGGGCGAGTACTACACCCATTCCGCCCCCGGCGCCTTCGACTTCCACACCCTCAAGGCGACCACGTTCGACCAGGACCTCGACTTCGACAACCTGGAGCCGCGCCTGAACTTCACCACCGGACGCTCCGACGACGTCAGCGTCCGCTGGACCGGCAAGATCGTCCCGGAGGCGACCGGCTCTCACACCTTCTCGATCACCGGCGACAACGGCTTCCGCCTCTGGATCGACGGACGGCTCGTCATCGACCACTGGGTCGACGACTGGGACCGCGAGCAGACGTCCCAGCCCGTCGACCTGACCGCCGGCCGGGCCCACGACATCAAGGTCGAGTACTTCGAGCACTACGGCGGCTCCAACCTCCACCTGCGCTGGACCCGGCCGGGGGCCGCCAAGGAGCCCGTCCCGCAGTCGGCGTTCCGCCTCCCGGACGGCTTCGACTACGACGGAGCCCTCGCGGCCACCGTCCAGGCCGGCGGCCGCACTCTGAAGCTCGACTTCGCCCAGCCTCTCGCCGCACCCCCGGCGGGCTTCACCGACCACCTCGACGCCGTGATCGGCGGCGCCACCTGGCCCCTGGGCGCGGCCCGGCTCGACCCGTCCGACCCGACCGCCCTCCTCGTCGCGCTCGACGAGCCGGTCGTCGGCAACAAGACCGGCACGGCCCGCGGCACGGCCGACCTCCGCTACGACGGCGAAGGCGGCCTCTCCGACACCGAAGGCAACGTTGTCAACGCCTTCTGGACCAGCGGTCCGAACCACTCGACCCACCAGCTGCGCACCCGCTGGGCCGACGAGGTGGGCCCGGGCAACGCCCACCCCGAGTACCCGCGCCCGCAGCTGACCCGGGGCGCCTGGCAGGGGCTCAACGGCCGCTGGCAGTTCGCCGCCGCCGAGGAGGGCGACCAGCCGCCCGTCGGCAAGACGCTGAAGGAGCGCATCCTCGTCCCGTACCCGGTGGAGTCGCAGCTCTCCGGCATCGAGCGGCACGAGGACCGCATGTGGTACCGCCGCACCTTCACGGTCCCCGGCGGCTGGGACATCGGCTCCGGCAAGCGGCTCAAGCTCAACTTCGGCGCCGTCGACTGGCGCGCCGAGGTCTACGTCAACGGCACGAAGGTCGCCGTGCACGAGGGCGGCTACGACAAGTTCAGCGCCGACATCACCGACGCGCTGAAGCCCGGCCGCACCCAGGAACTGATCGTCGGCGTGTACGACCCGACCGACGCGGCGTCCGGCGAGAACCCGCCGCTCGGCAAGCAGCGCCTGGACCCCAGCGGCATCTGGTACACCCCGTCCTCCGGCATCTGGCAGACGGTCTGGATGGAGCCGGTGGCCCGCGACCACGTGGACTCCCTCAAGCTCACTCCGGACGTGGCCGGCGAGAAGCTGACCGTGGAGGCCCGGGGCGTCCGGGACGGCGTACCGATCACGGCGACGGCGTACGACGGCCGGCGCAAGGTGGCCACGGCGAGCGGCCGCACCGGCCGGCCGCTGACCCTGACCGTCCACGACCCGCACCTGTGGTCACCCGACGACCCCTTCCTCTACCGCCTGGAGGTGAGGGCCGGCACCGACCGGGTCGGCAGCTACTTCGGGATGCGCTCGATCGCCGTCGAGAAGGTGAACGGCGTGCCGCGCACGGTCCTCAACGGCAAGCCGGTGTTCATGATGGCCACCCTCGACCAGGGCTTCTGGCCGGACGGCCTGCACACCGCACCCACCGACGAGGCGCTCGCGTACGACCTGAAGGCGCACAAGGAACTCGGCTTCAACTCCGTCCGCAAGCACATCAAGGTCGAGCCGGACCGCTGGTTCTACTGGGCCGACCGGCTCGGGCTGCTGGTGTGGCAGGACATGCCCGCGATGACGGCCGGGGTGAACCCGAGTGCCGCCTCCCGGGCGCGCTACGAGCGTGAGATGAAGGAGATGATCGACGAGCACGTCAGCAGTCCGTCGGTCGTCATGTGGGTGACCTTCAACGAGGGCTGGGGCCAGTACGACGTGGGCCGGGTGGCCGAGCAGGCCAAGGCCTGGGACCCGACCCGGCTGGTCAACAACCAGTCCGGGCTGAACCTCGGTGCCGACGGCGGCACCGGCGACGTCATGGACGAGCACGGCTACCCCAGCCCCGCCCTGCCGCCCCGGCCGGACGGCGAGCGCGCCCTGGTCAGCGGCGAGTACGGGGGCCTGGGCCTCGCGGTGCCCGGCCACGCCTGGTCGGTGCAGCAGTCCTACGTCGACGTCGACCCCGCCACCTACACCGAGGACTATCTGACGAAACTGGACGAGGTCCGGGCGCTGGTCTGCAAGGGGAGCAACGGGGCCGTGTACACCCAGATCACGGACGTCGAGGGTGAGCTCAACGGCTTCCTCACCTATGACCGCGCGGTGCTGAAACCCGACACGGCGAAGCTGAGGGCGGCGCACGAGACGTTGATCCGTGACGCCTCCCGGGTGACTCCCACGGGGTGCCCGGCGGCGTAACCTGTGCTGAACTGACGGCACATGCACCATAAGTCCCGCCCCTTTCGCCGGGGCGGGACTTAATCTGGTGTTAACTGTACGTAGCCTGTTCGTACTTGACCGTAATCGGCTGGGAGCGGTTGACTGCTGACCCACCCGTCGTCGACGCGAGGCAAGGCCTTGACTGCTGATCTGCTCGCTCCTCTCGACCTGGCGTTCTGGAACATCGAGTCCGCCGAACACCCGATGCACCTCGGCGCGCTCGGGATCTTCTCGGCCCACTCGCCCGCCGCGGGCGCCCACGCGGCGGACCTGCTCGCCTCCCGGGCCGCCGGTGTGCCGGGACTGCGGATGCGTATCCGCGACGTGTGGCAGCCGCTGCCCTCCGCCCTGCGCCGCCCGCTCGCCTTCGGTGGTGCCGCCCGCGAGGCGGACCCGGACTTCGACCCCCTGAACCATGTGCGGCTGCACGCCCCGACCGCCGACTTCCACACGGTCGCGGGACGCCTCATGGAACGCCCCCTGGAGCGCGACCGGCCGCCCTGGGAGGCCCACGTCCTGCCCGGCGAGGACGGCGTCTGCTTCGCCGTCCTGTTCAAGTTCCACCACGCCCTGGCCGACGGGCTGCGGGCGCTGACCCTCGCCGCGGGCGTCATGGACCCCATGGACATGCCCGCACCCCGGCCCCGCCCCGCCGCGGCCCCCCGCGGTCTGGTGCCGGACGTGCGGGACCTGCCCGGGCTGATGCGCGGCGCCCTGTCCGACATGGGCCGCGCCCTGGACATCGGCGCCTCCGTCGCCCGCTCCTCCCTCGACGTGCGCTCCACCCCCGCGCTCACCTGCGAGCCGAGCGGCACCCGCCGTACCGCCGGAGTGGTGCTCGACCTCGACGACGTGCACCGCGTCCGCAAGACCGTCGGCGGCACCGTCAACGACGTCCTCATCGCGGTCGTCGCGGGCGCCCTGCGCCGCTGGCTCGACGAGCGCGGCGACGGCAGCGAGGGCGTCGCGCCCCGGGCCCTGATCCCCGTCTCCAAGCGCCGCCCGCGCACCGCGTACCCGCAGGGCAACCGGCTCTCCGGGTACTTGATGCGGCTCCCGGTGGACGATCCGGACCCGCTGGCCCGACTGGCCTCGGTGCGGGACGCGATGGACCGCAACAAGGACGCAGGCCCCAACCGGGGCGCGGGCGCCGTCGCCCTGCTCGCCGACCACGTCCCCGCCTTCGCCCACCGGCTCGGCGGCCCGCTGGTCGGCCAGGCGGCCCGGCTCTGGTTCGACGTCCTGGTGACCAGCGTGCCGTTGCCCAGCCTGGGCCTGAAGCTCGGCGGACACCCGCTCACCGCCGTCTTCCCCTTCGCCCCGCTGGCCCCCGGCCACTCCCTGGCCGTCGCGGTCTCGACGTACCGGGGGAGCGTCCACTACGGCCTCGTCGCCGACGGCGAGGCCGTCCCCGACCTCGACCTGTTCGCCGCGGCCGTCTCCCAGGAGGTGGCGACGCTGATCAAGGCCTGCCGGTCGTGATCAAGGCGACTTTGGCGGTGCGGCCCGACGCTCCGTAGAATTCGCCCTTCGAATGCGGGCGCGACCGGCGCGCCGCGACGGCAGAGCAGGGAACGACAGCGGCGATGACGGTGACAGAGGACGGCCCGCAGGCCATGGACGGGACCGGCGGGCTCTCGTACGGACCCGGCATCGACCCGGAGCGCCTGGCCGTCTGCCTCGGTGTGCTCGAGGAGCTCGACAAGCTGGAGGTCGACCACCCGGACGCCATCGCCGTGCGCCGGGCCACCGCGGGCGTCTACCGCACGGTCAAGCAGCGCCGCCGCCAGGAGCGCCGGGCCGCCAAGACCGCCCACGACAAGGCGGTCACGGAGGCCACGGCCACCGGCTCCGCCCAGCGCATCGACGACGAGACCGAGGGCCTGCTGCCGTCCTCGGCCACCGAGGAGGGCAGGATCGCGGGGATACTCCAGCGCCCGCGCTCCTGCTACACCTGCAAGTCCCGGTACGTGGAAGTCGACTACTTCTACCACCAGCTCTGTCCGGACTGCGCCCGCGTGAACCGCGAGAAGCGCGACGTCCGCGCCGACCTCACCGGCAAGCGCGCCCTGCTCACCGGCGGCCGGGCCAAGATCGGCATGTACATCGCGCTCCGGCTGCTCCGCGACGGCGCGCACACCACGGTCACCACCCGCTTCCCCAAGGACGCCATCCGCCGCTTCAAGGCCATGGACGACTCCGCGGACTGGATGCACCGCCTGGAGGTCGTCGGCATCGACCTGCGCGACCCCGCCCAGGCCGTGGCCCTGGCCGACCAGGTCGCCGAGGCGGGACCGCTCGACATCCTCGTCAACAACGCGACCCAGACCGTGCGGCGCCTGCCCTCCGCCTACGCCGCACTGGTCGAGGGCGAGAGCGCTCCGCTGCCCGCCGGTGAGCTGCCCGCCCACCACGTCATCGGCGCCTTCAACTCCGGCGCGGTCGACGGCATCGCGGCGCTGCCGCTGGGCGCCAGCGGCCTCGACGCCCAGAAGGTCGCCGACCTCGCCCTCGTCGCGGGCAACGCCAGCGTCGAACGGCACCTGGACGGCACCGCGATCGACGCCGGCGGCCTCGTGCCCGACGTGGTCGACTCCAACACCTGGGTGCAGACGATCGAGCAGATCTCGCCGGTGGAGCTGCTGGAGACGCAGCTGTGCAACTACACGGCGCCGTTCATCCTGATCAGCAAGTTGCGGCCGGCCATGGCCGAGGCCGCGAAGAAGGCGGAGAGCGGCCGCGCGTATGTCGTGAACGTGTCCGCGATGGAGGGTGTCTTCGGGCGCGGGTACAAGGGCGCGGGACACCCGAACACCAACGCCGCCAAGGCCGCGATGAACATGGTGACGCGGACCAGCGCGCAGGAGATGTTCCAGAGCGACGGCATCCTGATGACCTCGGTGGACACCGGCTGGATCACGGACGAGCGGCCGCACTACGACAAGCTGCGGCTCGCCGAGGCCGGGTTCCACGCCCCGCTCGACCTGGTCGACGGTGCGGCCCGGGTCTACGACCCGATCGTGCGGGGCGAGGCGGGCGAGGACCTGTACGGGGTCTTTCTGAAGGACTACGCCCCGGGCAAGTGGTAGGCGGGGCGCGGGGCGAGCTCCCCGCGCCCTGAGCCGGTCATGCCCGGAGACGGCTGGTGGCTGCCCTTCGGTCCACCGCTCGGAGGCGGGAGTTGCGGGCCGCCGACGGACTGACGCAGGGAGCTGCGCAGCGTCGAGGAGCTGCCGGATCTGCTGAACCCGTGCGGCGGCACCCGGGACATCCCGGTCCGCGCAACCGTCTGGAAAGCGCTGCGCCCGATGTACGCCGTTCGAGTGATTTGCAAAACGGGCTTATGCCTACAAACCCGTACGCAAACCCGAGTTGAACGCCAGATGACGCGTGATTGTTACCGGCTGTTTTCAGCCCCATCGAGCGGGGCTCCGCTCATCTGGTTAGTCTGATGCGGACGGACAGCAGTACGGGGTCCTACCCACACCCACGGTCCGTCATGGGACCAGCCGGTTCACCACGGCCTGCTCTCCCGTGAGTCGACCGGCGCCACCGCGTCCGAACTGCATTTGACATAGAGGCCCGAGCGGGCGTCAGGCGCAGCAGGACCGGCGCGTACGTCCCGAGGGTGACCGACACATAAGGAGTGCGCGGTGACACCGGAGAAGACGAATCGCGATCAACGCCCCAAGGAACGCGGCGAGCGCGCCGGCCGACGGGCCGACGAGCTCGGCAGCCTCGACGTGTGGGCCCGTTCGGCCCCGATCCGCCTCGCGGGCTACGAGGACGACCTCGCAGAGCCCCACATCCTGCCCAGCGTCGACTGACCCGGGGCGGACCCCTCCGCGACCTCCGAGCGCATGGCCGTGCCAGACTCGCGACCATGCTGATCAGGGAAGCAACGGCTGACGACTGGCCTCGCATCTGGCCGTTCTGGCACCGCATCGTCGCCGCGGGCGAGACCTACGCATGGGACCCGGGTACCTCCGAGGAGGAGGCCCGGGTCCTGTGGATGAACCCGGCGAAGCGCGTCTACGTCGTCGAGGACGACAGCGGCGCCGTCGTCGCCTCCGCCTACCTCACCCCCAACTACGGTGGCCCCGCCGCCCGCATCGCCAACGCCGGCTTCATGGTCGACCCCGGCCAGGGCGGCCGCGGCTACGGCCGGGCCCTCGCCGAACACCTCCTGACCGAGGCCCGGGCCGCCGGCTACCGGGGCATGGTCTTCAACGCCGTCGTCGAGACCAACCCCGCCGTGACGTTGTGGACGTCCCTCGGCTTCACGGTCCTCGGCACCGTCCCCGACGCCTTCGACCATCCCCGGCACGGCCCGGTGGGGCTGCACATCATGTACCGGGCGCTGTAGGGGCTGGGGCGGTCGAGGCTCTCAGGGCCGGGCGTACGGCCGGGTCATGATCTCCATGTTGTGGCCGTCCGGGTCGTCGAAGTAGGCGCCGCGACCCCCGAAGAGGTCGTTGACCCGGCCGGGCCGGGTGTGGTCCGGGTCGGCGTAGTAGGTGACGCCGAGCGCCTCCAGGCGGTCGATCATGCCGTCGAACCGCTCGTCGGGCACGAGGAACGCGTAGTGCTGCGACTGGATCGGCTCGGCGGTCATCTCGTAGTAGTCGAGAGTCACGTCGTTGCCCAGGTCGACGGGGAGGAACGGGCCGAAGGGGGCGCCGACCTCCAGCCCCAGGACCGCCGCCAGGAACTCCGCCGACAATTGGCGGTCGGAGGCGTAGACGGCGGTGTGGTTGAGATGGGCGATGGTCGTCGGAAGGTCGGTGGCGTGCCGGGTGTCGGACATGCGTGGGTTCGTCTCCGGGTCTCGGGATCCGTGGTGAAGCGCCGCTGAGCGGCGCGAGATCCGTGGTGAAGCGCCGCTGAGGGGCGCGGGGATGGGGACACGGAGAACGGAGGCGGGGCGCGTGCCCTCTCCGGCTCTCGGGCGGGCCCGGGCGGGGTCACCCCCGCCGCGCTCACTCCGAGGCCGGGCGCCTCACTCGTGCATGGCCTACGGCCGACCCGGCAGTCACCCGGCCGACCCTAGTCCATCGGCGCCGTCCGCTGCCACGGGTTTCGCTCCTCCAACTGCCGGGCCAGATCCAGCAGTCGGGACTCGGTGCCGGGCCGGCCCACCAGCTGCACGGCGCAGGGCGCGCCGGAGGGGAGGGTCCCGCACGGGACGGACATGGCGGGCCAGCCGGTGAGGTTCCACGCGGGCGTCAGGGGCGAGTAGTTCGTGTTCGCCAGCACATTGCTCAGCCAGCCGCGCTCGTGCCAGGGGCCGGCCTTCGGGGAGCGGCGGGCGAGCGCGGGCGTGAGCAGCACGTCGTGCTCGGTGAAGAACGGCTCCAGCCTCCGGCGCAGCTGCTCCCGGCTCGCGCCGGAGCTCGCCGTGCGCAGGAAGGGCCGGCCGAGCCGGGCGTGGACGCGGGTGCGCCGGGTCAGCAGCCGGGGGTCCAGGGGCTGGGCGTCCGCGGCGGTGCCCGCCGTCCAGTGGGCCAGGGAGGTGGTGGCGAGCGACAGCGGGTAGGGCGGGTCGGCGCGCCGGACCTGGTGCCCCGCCCGCATCAGCAGTCCGGCCGCGTCCCGGGCGGCCGCCGCGTACGGGCGGCTGATGGTGACGCCCGCCAGGGGGCTGCGCAGCGACACGGCGACCCTGAGGACGCCGGGCTCGGACACGGGAGCGGGCTCGGTGCCCGCGAGGACCGAGAACATCAGGCGGGCGTCCTCGACGGTCGTGGCGAGCGGCCCGTTCTCCGACATGCCGAACCAGGTGCTGTCCCCGTCGCCGGTCGGGACCACCCCCTGCCCCGGCTTGATGGTGACCAGGCCACAGTTGGCGGCCGGTATGCGCAGGGAGCCCATGCCGTCGTTGCCGAGGGCGATCGGCACCATTCCGGCGGCGACGGCGGCCGCGCTGCCGCCCGACGAACCGCCCGCCGAACGCGTGGGGTCCCAGGGGTTGCGGGCGATGCCCAGCACGCCGTCCGTCGTGCCGAAGACGCACAGCTCGGGGACGTTCGTCAGCCCCACGACCACCGCGCCCGCGGCCCGCAGCCGGGCCACCGTCACATGGTCCCGCGGGGCCGGTGTGTCCGGCGTGGCGGCCGAGCCGATCCGCCGGGACTCGCCACGCACGGCGAGGTTGTCCTTGACGGCCACCGGCACCCCGGCCAGGGGCAGTTCGGCGAAGTCGCCGCGCGTCGCCACCTCGTCGGCCTCGGCCAGGGCCGCCTCGGCGCGCACGGTGCGGAAGGCCCCGACCCGGCCGTCGAGCCGCTCGATCCGGGCGAGGTGCTCGGCGACCACCTCGCGGGGCGTGACCCGCTTCTCGCGTACGGCGGCGGATATCTCGGCGGCGGTGCGGCCGGCCCAGGTGGTCACAGCGGCTCCTCGAAGGGGAGAGGGCGGACTTACTGGCGAGTACGTAGAGAGAACTGTGCACCGGTCCGGGGCCGCCCGTCGAGGCCGCCGACCGCTTTCATGCGGGTCGTACGGCGGGTTGTCAGCGCAGGTGGCGTGCGAGGAAGGCTTCGGTGACGTCCATCGAGGCCGCCCACTTCGGCCCGAAGGTGTGCCCTTCGCCGGCGACGGTACGGAGTTCGACGTCCTTGCCGGCCTTCTGGAACACCGTGGCCGCCTCGCGTGACCAGACGAGGGGGCAGGTGTCGTCCGCGGTGCCGTGCTGGATCAGCAGAGGTTCGGACACACGGCCGGCGTGGGTGAGCGGGGAGACGCCGCGCCAGAACGCCGGGTTCTCCTCGGGCGTTCCGTGCTTCTCCTCGATCTCGGCGACGAGGGGGTCGCCGTCGGGGCGCTGGAAGTGGTCGATGTTCTCCTCCGGGCGTGCGCTGACCGGGGCGTATGCCACCGCCGCGTCGAACAGACCGGGCGCCACGACCAGCGTGTTGTAGACGACCCCGCCGCCCATCGACCGCCCGAACAGCCCGATGCGGTCGCCGTCGATCTCGGGGCGCCCGGAGTCGCGCAGGGCCAGGGCGGCACCGATGACGTCCTCGGTGTAGCCGAGGCGCAGGTTCACGTCGTTGTCCGGGTCCTGGTCGGAGCGGGCGTGGTTGCGGTAGTCGGTGTGCAGGACGACATAGCCGCTGCGGGCCAGCCGGTCCTGCTCACGCGGCATGCCCTGGCCGCTGAAGTAGACGTCCGGGTCGATGTAGCCGTGCGCCAGCACCAGCGCGGGGAAGGGCCCCTCGCCCTCCGGGATGTTCATGATCCCCGAGATCGTCAGGCCGTTCGCCTCGTAGGTGACGGCGTACCGGGTGTAGGCGGAGGTGCGGTCGAGCACCTCGCCGAGGCGCAGACCGGAGCCCGTGTGCTCGCGCTGCATCAGGGCCTGGAGGGAGACGGGGTCGGCCGGGGTGGGGGAGGGGGAGGGCACGGTGCGGGGGCTCTCTCCGGCGGCCCTCTCAGCGGTGGCGCCGGCAGGCGTCGGGGACGTCGCGGGCGCGGCATCCTCCGCACCGCCGGTGCAGCCCGTCGCGATGGCCAGCAGCAGTCCGGCGGCCGCGCAGGCGGTGCCCCGAAGCCGCATGGGGTCAAGTGTGACCCCGCCGGGGTACGGGACGGAAGCCGGCGCGGGCTGTGTCTGTACGGCCCCGCCTGGGCGTGCCCGTGCGGCCCTGCCTGCCTCGGGGTGGGCTAGGGCATGTCCGTGCAGCCCCGCCTGCCTCGGGGTGGGCTAGGGGGAGCGGGCCGCACGGTTCGGACTGCGTGCCGTGGGGGAGCTCTACACCTCGTCGGCCCCCGTCACCCTGACCCACCCCTGGTAACCACCCCCCTCTAGGGAGCACTCCGCATGCATGACGACCGCAGCCTGGTCGAAGCCCGCCTCAAGCGCGTCCTCGACGAGCGTGTCCGCCCCGCCGTGTACCCCGAGTCCGTGCCGCTGGACGTCGCGGTGTGGCACGCGCCCGACGAGCCGGTGCCGGTCGCCGAGGGACTCGCCGCCGAGCCCGAGCCGATCGAGGTGGGCGCCCGGTGGGGTGCTCCCTGGGGCACCAGCTGGTTCCGCGTCACCGGCACCGTCCCCGAGGCCTGGGCCGGGCGGACCGTCGAGGCGATCCTCGACCTCGGCTTCGACGAGAACATGCCCGGCTTCCAGTGCGAAGGCCTGGTCTACCGGCCCGACGGCACCCCGGTGAAGGGCCTCAACCCGCGCAA
The Streptomyces tuirus genome window above contains:
- a CDS encoding PA14 domain-containing protein, yielding MRPRRPRNRLALLLSALLAVTALAAAPAPADDPAEIHGLKGEYYTHSAPGAFDFHTLKATTFDQDLDFDNLEPRLNFTTGRSDDVSVRWTGKIVPEATGSHTFSITGDNGFRLWIDGRLVIDHWVDDWDREQTSQPVDLTAGRAHDIKVEYFEHYGGSNLHLRWTRPGAAKEPVPQSAFRLPDGFDYDGALAATVQAGGRTLKLDFAQPLAAPPAGFTDHLDAVIGGATWPLGAARLDPSDPTALLVALDEPVVGNKTGTARGTADLRYDGEGGLSDTEGNVVNAFWTSGPNHSTHQLRTRWADEVGPGNAHPEYPRPQLTRGAWQGLNGRWQFAAAEEGDQPPVGKTLKERILVPYPVESQLSGIERHEDRMWYRRTFTVPGGWDIGSGKRLKLNFGAVDWRAEVYVNGTKVAVHEGGYDKFSADITDALKPGRTQELIVGVYDPTDAASGENPPLGKQRLDPSGIWYTPSSGIWQTVWMEPVARDHVDSLKLTPDVAGEKLTVEARGVRDGVPITATAYDGRRKVATASGRTGRPLTLTVHDPHLWSPDDPFLYRLEVRAGTDRVGSYFGMRSIAVEKVNGVPRTVLNGKPVFMMATLDQGFWPDGLHTAPTDEALAYDLKAHKELGFNSVRKHIKVEPDRWFYWADRLGLLVWQDMPAMTAGVNPSAASRARYEREMKEMIDEHVSSPSVVMWVTFNEGWGQYDVGRVAEQAKAWDPTRLVNNQSGLNLGADGGTGDVMDEHGYPSPALPPRPDGERALVSGEYGGLGLAVPGHAWSVQQSYVDVDPATYTEDYLTKLDEVRALVCKGSNGAVYTQITDVEGELNGFLTYDRAVLKPDTAKLRAAHETLIRDASRVTPTGCPAA
- the glgC gene encoding glucose-1-phosphate adenylyltransferase; the encoded protein is MRGGGPSVLGIVLAGGEGKRLMPLTADRAKPAVTFGGTYRLVDFVLSNLVNGGVLRICVLTQYKSHSLDRHITTTWRMSNLLGNYVTPVPAQQRLGPRWYLGSADAILQSLNLIYDERPEYVVVFGADHVYRMDPRQMLDQHIESGAGVTVAGIRVPRTESSSFGVITPGSDGQTVERFLEKPSAPPGLADDPNRVFASMGNYIFTTKALIEALRRDAEEESSVHDMGGSILPQLTDRGDAALYDFSTNHVPGETSRDQGYWRDVGTLDAYYEAHMDLIAERPAFNLYNRSWPIYTHSYQLSPARFNAGGIASESIISAGCLVRGQVTRSVLSPGVVVDPGAVVQGSVLHDNVHIGRGAVVRGAVLDKNVEVPPGATIGVNPERDAELYTVSKAGVIALGKGQLVT
- the glgA gene encoding glycogen synthase, yielding MRVGLLTREYPPDVYGGAGVHVEFLARELRPLVDLDVHCWGEGRTDGVRRHRPWSALDGANDALRTFSVDLAMAAALEGRELVHSHTWYANLGGHLAKMLYGIPHVMTAHSLEPLRPWKAEQLGGGYELSGWAERTAIEGADAVVAVSAAMREDILGCYPGLDPERVHVVHNGIDTTLYRPDDGTDALERIGLDRSRPYVLFVGRITRQKGVPHLLRAVRDIDPAAQVVLCAGAPDTPEIDQEFRELFGELSAVRDGVFWIPKMLPRPEVIQLLTHAALFVCPSVYEPLGIVNLEAMACGTPVVASAVGGIPEVVDDGATGLLVPPGDAFEADLARAMDTVLADPEAARRMGEAGRERAVGEFGWNAVARRTARLYEEIVKQA
- a CDS encoding (2Fe-2S)-binding protein — protein: MVVLLFVDLDPDLAALRPLAGFFVLRTEGAPAGSLPTLAQAYAPVAPDISANPLIFRVRKVATALGAPELRVAASITHQGLAARLWSIALGCAALYGGVPDLDARLLRWDADGSAPDDLWLTDVRPCPGDAPALADAVLHGHLVPLAAALRAHHRLAPGLLRGNAASALAGAARELDRWARRHGRPDVAARARSLTAELLAHPLLTGAGTLDGTAFRRRSCCLYYRVPGGGVCGDCCFTRPPRSSPRAPSG